A DNA window from Bradyrhizobium sp. CCBAU 53421 contains the following coding sequences:
- the npdG gene encoding NADPH-dependent F420 reductase yields MNTKPTIAILGGTGDLGSGLAKCWLAAGYKVILGSRSAEKARSAAETMTGDVAGDDNAAAARAADIVVVAVPFASHDATLNEVKDVVQGKIVVDAAVPLVPPKVSVVQLPSAGSAAQIAQQLLGLGVRVVSAFHNVGATKLHQGGKADCDVLVFGDDKAARDIVIGLANEVASAGIDGGVLANSAAAEALTSVLIGINRRYKVPGAGIRITGLSASPGA; encoded by the coding sequence ATGAACACGAAGCCGACGATTGCCATCCTTGGAGGAACCGGTGACTTGGGATCCGGCCTCGCGAAATGCTGGCTCGCGGCCGGTTACAAAGTCATTCTCGGTTCACGCTCCGCGGAGAAGGCCCGGAGCGCGGCGGAGACCATGACCGGCGACGTCGCGGGCGACGACAATGCCGCCGCCGCCCGGGCTGCCGACATCGTGGTCGTTGCCGTGCCGTTCGCGAGCCATGATGCGACGCTGAACGAAGTCAAGGACGTCGTTCAGGGCAAGATCGTCGTGGATGCCGCGGTCCCGCTGGTGCCGCCGAAAGTGTCCGTGGTCCAGCTTCCGTCGGCCGGCTCGGCCGCGCAGATCGCGCAGCAACTGCTCGGACTCGGCGTGCGGGTCGTCTCCGCGTTCCACAATGTGGGCGCGACCAAGCTGCACCAGGGCGGCAAGGCGGATTGCGACGTTCTGGTCTTTGGCGACGACAAGGCGGCGCGCGACATCGTTATCGGTCTTGCGAACGAAGTTGCATCCGCGGGCATCGACGGCGGCGTGCTGGCAAATTCGGCGGCGGCCGAGGCGCTCACCTCCGTGCTGATCGGGATCAATCGGCGCTACAAGGTGCCCGGCGCCGGCATCCGCATCACCGGCCTGTCCGCAAGCCCGGGTGCCTGA
- a CDS encoding LamB/YcsF family protein, protein MTVTINLNADMAEGFGAYDVGDDAGILKIIGSANIACGFHAGDPRVMRNVVREAKRLGVTIGAHPGFNDLWGFGRRRIDMRPDDLEYMVAYQIGALQAMAAYEGERVTHLKPHGALNNMAAEDAEYALAIGRAIKAVDPRIIYVALAGSEMEKAGRKLGLPVAIEGFCDRQYDDDGNLTSRKIAGSVIKDAALATRQVLDMVLNNTITSRNGKKIKCKVHSLCVHGDEPTGVATARAVREGLEKAGVKLVPLTEMPLD, encoded by the coding sequence ATGACCGTAACGATCAACTTGAACGCCGACATGGCCGAAGGGTTCGGCGCGTACGACGTCGGTGACGATGCCGGAATCCTGAAGATCATCGGATCCGCCAATATCGCCTGCGGCTTTCACGCCGGTGACCCGCGGGTGATGCGCAACGTCGTGCGCGAAGCCAAGCGCCTCGGTGTCACGATCGGTGCTCATCCCGGTTTCAATGATCTCTGGGGCTTCGGACGCCGCCGCATCGACATGCGCCCCGATGACCTCGAATACATGGTCGCCTATCAGATCGGCGCGCTGCAAGCGATGGCGGCCTACGAAGGCGAGCGGGTCACCCACCTCAAGCCGCACGGCGCGCTCAACAACATGGCCGCCGAAGACGCCGAATACGCGCTGGCCATCGGCCGCGCCATCAAGGCCGTCGATCCGCGCATCATCTATGTGGCGCTCGCGGGGTCCGAGATGGAAAAGGCCGGCCGCAAGCTCGGACTTCCCGTCGCGATCGAAGGCTTCTGCGATCGCCAGTACGACGACGACGGCAATCTGACGTCGCGCAAGATCGCGGGCTCGGTCATCAAGGACGCTGCGCTCGCGACCCGGCAGGTGCTCGATATGGTGTTGAACAACACCATCACCTCCCGCAACGGCAAGAAGATCAAATGCAAGGTCCACTCGCTGTGCGTCCATGGCGACGAGCCAACGGGTGTCGCCACGGCCCGCGCGGTGCGGGAGGGCCTCGAGAAGGCCGGCGTCAAGCTCGTGCCGCTCACCGAAATGCCCCTCGACTAA